In a single window of the Syntrophorhabdales bacterium genome:
- a CDS encoding NAD-dependent epimerase/dehydratase family protein, whose product LINLNVLEACHKRNIKRIFYSSSACIYPEYNQMDPDNPKCSESSAYPAAPDSEYGWEKLFSERLYLSFHRNFGMAVRISRYHNIFGPEGTWRGGREKAPAAFCRKIASAHDGDEILMWGDGKQTRSFLYIDDCLDATLHLMRSDFTGPVNIGSEEMVSINQLAAIIMEIAGKKLSIKHIPGPLGVRGRNSDNKLVKATLGWEPNISLRQGLEKTYEWIDKQLRMAEMERAA is encoded by the coding sequence TTAATCAATTTGAATGTATTGGAAGCATGCCACAAGCGAAACATTAAGCGCATATTCTATTCCTCGTCGGCCTGCATCTACCCGGAATACAATCAGATGGACCCGGATAATCCCAAGTGTTCCGAGAGTTCAGCCTACCCTGCCGCTCCGGATAGCGAATACGGGTGGGAGAAGCTTTTCAGCGAACGACTCTACCTCTCTTTTCACAGAAACTTTGGTATGGCTGTTCGCATTTCAAGGTATCACAACATATTTGGCCCGGAAGGTACGTGGCGTGGCGGGCGTGAAAAAGCTCCGGCAGCCTTTTGTCGGAAGATTGCCTCTGCACATGATGGTGATGAAATACTGATGTGGGGAGATGGAAAGCAGACACGATCCTTTCTTTACATTGATGATTGTTTGGATGCTACTCTCCACCTCATGCGGTCCGACTTTACAGGTCCGGTGAACATAGGCTCAGAGGAAATGGTGAGCATAAACCAATTGGCGGCGATTATCATGGAGATTGCGGGTAAAAAACTAAGCATCAAACACATACCAGGACCACTCGGAGTGCGCGGCCGAAACTCAGACAACAAACTCGTGAAGGCAACATTGGGTTGGGAACCAAACATCTCCCTTCGACAAGGGCTGGAGAAGACCTATGAGTGGATAGATAAACAGTTGCGTATGGCAGAAATGGAGAGAGCCGCTTGA